Proteins encoded together in one Calditrichota bacterium window:
- a CDS encoding phosphomethylpyrimidine synthase ThiC produces the protein MTQILEARKGNITPEMRAVAAQEKVDAELLATRIAAGEVVLLKNKKHAIHKVCGVGKGLRTKVNANIGTSSDVVDVELEVEKARVAVAAGADTIMDLSSAGDLDRIRRAVMAAAPVPIGTVPIYQAAIESAARKGGIVHMTVDDLFAVLERQA, from the coding sequence ATGACCCAAATTCTTGAGGCGCGCAAAGGGAACATCACGCCCGAGATGCGCGCCGTGGCTGCACAAGAGAAGGTTGACGCCGAGCTTTTGGCCACCCGCATCGCCGCAGGGGAGGTCGTGCTTCTGAAGAACAAGAAGCACGCAATCCATAAGGTTTGCGGCGTTGGCAAGGGGCTGCGCACCAAAGTCAATGCAAACATCGGCACCTCTTCTGATGTGGTAGATGTGGAGCTCGAGGTGGAAAAGGCGAGAGTGGCCGTCGCGGCGGGTGCCGATACCATCATGGACCTCAGCAGCGCCGGTGACCTCGACCGCATCCGCAGGGCCGTCATGGCGGCAGCTCCGGTGCCCATCGGCACTGTGCCTATCTATCAGGCGGCTATCGAGAGTGCGGCCCGCAAGGGCGGTATCGTCCACATGACGGTGGACGACCTCTTTGCCGTGTTGGAACGCCAGGCA
- a CDS encoding transglutaminase: MRRFSVALALLVALCGRLHGAQVGEVVASFPTPGPCPTGLVWDGKHLWLADRKTDTIYKMTTEGKVVATIPSPGYWPMGLAFDGTHLWNVDLGEKKLYKIDPKDGSILAALDAPGPSPSGLVWDGSSLWLSDNKDDKVSRISTQDGTAIISFPAPGGEPQGLAFDGRYLWLADRSQDELYMMTPEHGYVLWVVKSPGHFPTGLAWDGTHVWCADFESDKVFRIDVEGKEPLVRTNERHAIVEYTHQVRNYGPGKIKTADVYIALPRSRDSQQLEGQAELVPKPVGTVTDRWGQACAHFRHENLPPARTETVTMKVKARIWEVFYYVRPERVGSLAEIPAEIKERYLADGSKYCLGDPLIQQAAREAVGDEKNPYWIARKIYHWLMGKMYYELAGGWNVAPEVLRRGNGSCSEYSFVYIALCRASGLPARYVGSVVVRGDDASMDDVFHRWVEVYLPGYGWIPVDPSGGDQESPRAQALYFGHLANRFLITTEGGGDSEYLGWTYNSAETWTAEAKCKVVVENFADWNPIR, translated from the coding sequence ATGAGAAGATTCTCAGTTGCTCTGGCCCTATTGGTTGCCCTTTGCGGCCGCCTCCATGGCGCGCAGGTGGGCGAGGTGGTTGCCTCCTTTCCCACGCCCGGTCCCTGCCCTACCGGGCTTGTGTGGGATGGGAAGCACCTTTGGTTAGCCGATCGCAAGACAGACACCATCTACAAGATGACCACAGAGGGGAAGGTGGTCGCGACCATCCCCTCGCCGGGTTACTGGCCTATGGGCCTTGCGTTCGATGGGACCCACCTTTGGAACGTTGACCTGGGCGAAAAGAAGCTCTACAAGATCGACCCCAAAGACGGCAGCATCCTGGCGGCGCTCGACGCACCCGGGCCATCCCCCAGTGGCCTTGTTTGGGATGGGAGTTCCCTCTGGCTTTCTGACAACAAAGACGATAAGGTGAGTCGCATCAGCACGCAAGACGGCACGGCCATTATTTCATTTCCAGCTCCTGGCGGGGAACCGCAAGGCCTCGCCTTCGACGGCAGGTACCTGTGGCTGGCAGATCGCAGCCAGGACGAGCTGTACATGATGACCCCGGAACACGGCTACGTGTTGTGGGTGGTGAAATCGCCTGGCCACTTCCCCACGGGCCTGGCATGGGACGGCACCCACGTGTGGTGCGCGGACTTTGAGTCGGACAAGGTCTTCCGCATCGATGTCGAAGGCAAAGAGCCGCTGGTGCGCACGAACGAACGGCATGCCATCGTCGAATACACCCACCAGGTGCGCAACTACGGCCCAGGCAAAATCAAGACTGCAGATGTCTACATCGCGCTGCCCCGCAGCCGCGACTCGCAGCAGCTCGAAGGTCAGGCGGAGCTGGTGCCGAAGCCGGTGGGCACCGTCACCGACCGCTGGGGCCAAGCGTGCGCCCATTTTCGCCATGAGAACCTGCCGCCGGCGCGCACCGAGACCGTCACCATGAAGGTGAAAGCCCGCATCTGGGAGGTCTTTTACTATGTGCGTCCAGAGCGGGTGGGCTCGTTGGCAGAGATTCCTGCAGAGATCAAAGAGCGCTACCTCGCTGATGGGAGCAAGTACTGCCTTGGCGATCCGCTCATTCAGCAAGCGGCGCGGGAGGCAGTGGGCGACGAAAAGAATCCCTACTGGATTGCGCGCAAGATCTACCACTGGCTGATGGGAAAAATGTACTATGAGCTTGCTGGTGGCTGGAACGTTGCCCCGGAGGTCTTGCGGCGAGGTAATGGTTCGTGCTCGGAGTACAGTTTCGTCTACATTGCCCTGTGCCGGGCTTCCGGCCTACCGGCGCGCTATGTAGGCTCGGTGGTGGTGCGAGGGGACGATGCCAGCATGGACGACGTCTTCCACCGCTGGGTTGAGGTGTATTTGCCTGGCTACGGGTGGATACCAGTGGACCCGAGCGGCGGGGACCAGGAGTCGCCACGCGCGCAGGCCCTGTATTTCGGCCACCTGGCGAACAGGTTCCTCATCACCACCGAGGGCGGTGGCGATTCGGAGTATCTGGGATGGACCTACAATTCTGCAGAAACTTGGACAGCAGAAGCAAAGTGTAAGGTGGTAGTGGAAAACTTTGCCGATTGGAACCCAATTCGTTAG